In Phormidium yuhuli AB48, one genomic interval encodes:
- a CDS encoding Hsp20/alpha crystallin family protein — MQLYTLNPFNELERLERQINRAFNEIAGDDNSRNWSIPIQLEEQAEAFILRALLPAINRDDLDIEVTRESVAIAGEYHKPQPGENNKRFYSEFPVGKFRRTLSLPLPVMNSDAKAEYQDGVLTLTLPKAPEAVHRVVKLNVFGDSQPQQLEPESSQS, encoded by the coding sequence ATGCAACTCTACACCCTTAATCCCTTCAACGAACTCGAACGGCTCGAACGTCAAATCAACCGTGCCTTTAACGAAATTGCCGGAGACGATAACTCCCGCAACTGGTCAATTCCCATCCAACTCGAAGAACAAGCCGAAGCGTTCATCCTACGAGCCTTACTCCCCGCCATCAATCGCGACGACCTAGACATTGAAGTCACCCGTGAAAGTGTCGCCATTGCCGGTGAGTATCACAAACCCCAACCTGGTGAGAATAACAAACGCTTCTACAGCGAGTTCCCCGTCGGCAAATTCCGCCGTACCCTCAGCCTCCCCCTCCCCGTCATGAACAGTGACGCCAAAGCCGAGTATCAAGACGGAGTTCTCACCCTCACCCTACCCAAAGCCCCAGAAGCCGTCCACCGCGTCGTCAAACTCAACGTCTTCGGCGACAGTCAACCGCAACAACTTGAACCGGAAAGCAGCCAAAGCTAA
- a CDS encoding isoprenyl transferase: protein MSAKPTLLATLPTDLDPARLPRHVAAIMDGNGRWAQRRGLPRLVGHQRGVDALKALVRCCDDWGIEALTAYAFSTENWGRPLEEVDFLMMLFERVLRQQLKEMMEKNVRIRFVGDLSTLPGSLQREIESAMSQTEQNSGIQFTVATNYGGRQEIIAACQEIAKQVQRGELQPEEIDTSLFEKHLYTAGVGDPDLLIRTSGEMRISNFLLWQIAYAELYVTDTLWPEFDRPAFREALLAYQRRDRRFGKVKTPSI, encoded by the coding sequence ATGAGTGCGAAGCCAACGCTCTTAGCAACGTTACCCACTGACCTCGATCCGGCGCGATTGCCGAGACACGTTGCTGCGATTATGGATGGGAATGGACGTTGGGCCCAGCGTCGAGGATTGCCCCGGTTAGTGGGGCATCAACGGGGGGTTGATGCGTTGAAGGCGTTAGTTCGTTGTTGTGATGACTGGGGGATTGAAGCCTTAACGGCCTATGCGTTTTCCACGGAAAATTGGGGACGTCCTCTGGAGGAAGTGGATTTCTTGATGATGCTGTTTGAGCGGGTTCTCCGTCAGCAGTTGAAGGAAATGATGGAAAAGAATGTCCGCATTCGCTTTGTGGGGGATCTCAGTACACTCCCAGGGTCACTTCAACGGGAAATTGAGTCGGCCATGTCTCAGACGGAGCAGAATTCTGGGATTCAGTTTACGGTGGCGACGAATTATGGCGGCCGACAGGAAATTATAGCGGCCTGTCAGGAGATTGCTAAGCAGGTGCAACGGGGAGAGTTGCAGCCGGAGGAGATTGATACGAGTTTGTTTGAGAAACATCTCTATACGGCTGGGGTGGGTGACCCGGATTTATTGATTCGCACCAGTGGTGAGATGCGCATTAGTAATTTCCTTCTCTGGCAGATTGCTTATGCGGAGTTATATGTGACAGATACCCTTTGGCCGGAGTTTGACCGTCCTGCATTCCGGGAAGCGTTGTTAGCTTATCAACGGCGCGATCGCCGTTTTGGTAAGGTGAAAACTCCTTCGATTTAG
- a CDS encoding cysteine dioxygenase family protein, whose translation MNWFITDTGDCQSLNFQAWQPIQPYRLYRFLTELDDILHEIEDDRQRLEAIAPRVCEFLETATWLDTAYVPPDPQRGCSVSNLYTEPNYPLTVQLVSWHPGAKSTIHNHATWGLVAMLRGCERNRFWRRTTGDGIEEVGDRIVCAGEVITFSPGAIHQIEVFGDEPTISFNLYGETDFPRRFQFDAIAQTAENF comes from the coding sequence ATGAACTGGTTTATCACGGATACTGGAGATTGTCAGTCTCTGAACTTCCAAGCTTGGCAACCGATTCAACCCTATCGCCTCTATCGCTTTCTCACGGAACTCGATGATATTCTCCATGAGATTGAGGACGATCGCCAACGCTTAGAAGCGATCGCCCCTCGGGTCTGCGAGTTTCTGGAAACGGCAACCTGGTTGGATACCGCCTATGTCCCTCCCGATCCGCAACGAGGTTGCTCGGTCTCTAATCTCTATACTGAACCCAACTACCCGCTAACGGTGCAATTGGTGTCTTGGCATCCGGGGGCCAAGTCCACGATTCATAACCACGCCACCTGGGGGTTAGTGGCGATGTTGAGGGGTTGTGAACGGAATCGGTTTTGGCGGCGAACGACGGGTGACGGGATTGAGGAAGTGGGCGATCGCATCGTCTGTGCGGGAGAGGTGATCACCTTTAGCCCCGGGGCGATTCATCAGATTGAAGTGTTCGGGGATGAACCGACGATTTCCTTTAATCTTTACGGGGAAACAGACTTTCCTCGACGCTTTCAGTTTGATGCGATCGCCCAGACGGCGGAAAATTTCTAA
- the fabG gene encoding 3-oxoacyl-[acyl-carrier-protein] reductase — MDALPANLQHLSDKVAIVTGGSRGIGRATALALASEGANLVVNYASSSAAAEEVVTEIQAMGSQAIAVKADVSQEEDANALIKAATDTWGRVDVLVNNAGITRDTLLMRMKPADWQAVINLNLTGVFLCTRAVTKLMLKQKSGRIINIASVAGQMGNPGQANYSAAKAGVIGFSKTVAKELASRGITVNAVAPGFIATDMTDDLKSDEILKFIPLGRFGEAQEVAGLIRFLAADPAAAYITGQTFNVDGGMVMA, encoded by the coding sequence ATGGATGCATTACCCGCAAACTTACAACACCTCAGCGACAAAGTGGCGATCGTCACCGGGGGGTCCCGAGGGATTGGCCGGGCCACCGCCTTGGCCCTAGCCAGTGAAGGGGCCAACCTGGTGGTCAACTATGCTAGTTCCAGTGCCGCCGCTGAGGAAGTGGTTACCGAGATTCAAGCCATGGGGAGTCAGGCCATCGCCGTGAAAGCCGATGTCTCCCAAGAAGAAGACGCCAATGCCCTGATTAAAGCCGCCACCGACACCTGGGGACGGGTGGATGTCTTAGTCAACAACGCCGGAATCACCCGCGACACCCTCCTCATGCGTATGAAGCCCGCCGATTGGCAAGCGGTGATTAATCTCAACCTTACCGGAGTATTTCTCTGCACCCGGGCCGTCACTAAACTGATGCTGAAACAAAAATCGGGGCGCATTATCAATATCGCCTCTGTTGCCGGACAGATGGGGAATCCGGGCCAGGCCAACTACAGTGCCGCCAAAGCTGGGGTGATTGGCTTTAGTAAAACCGTTGCCAAAGAACTGGCCAGCCGAGGCATTACCGTCAACGCCGTTGCACCGGGGTTCATCGCCACCGATATGACCGATGACCTCAAATCCGACGAGATTCTCAAGTTCATTCCCCTAGGACGCTTTGGAGAGGCTCAAGAAGTGGCCGGCTTGATTCGTTTCCTGGCCGCCGATCCGGCCGCCGCCTACATTACGGGACAAACCTTTAATGTCGATGGCGGCATGGTCATGGCTTAG